One part of the Arachidicoccus terrestris genome encodes these proteins:
- a CDS encoding homoserine O-acetyltransferase family protein, with the protein MEQTIQVDQLIYQHSDPITLESGVVLPGFHLQYTTYGTLNAAKDNVVWVFHALTASSEAADWWPGLVGDNKIFDPKEHFIICVNMPGSHYGSTYPLDTDPNTGEPYYHEFPLFTLRDMISTYQHLRAHLDIDKIWIGIGGSMGGMQLLEWAIMEPDRFENIIPIGTNARHSPWGIALNASQRMAIESDCTWSSKSADAGYNGMKVARSIALLSYRDYTAYNKTQQGFSPETADKQIDSQIFRAETYQRYQGEKLARRFNAFSYHSLSRSMDSHNVGRNRGSVEQALGLINARTLIIGIFTDILFPPDEQLYLAEHIKDAEVHIINSMYGHDGFLLEFDTIEKLIARFLTPKN; encoded by the coding sequence ATGGAACAAACAATACAAGTGGATCAACTTATTTACCAACACTCGGACCCCATTACACTCGAAAGTGGCGTGGTACTCCCGGGTTTTCATTTGCAATACACGACCTATGGTACGCTGAATGCAGCGAAAGACAATGTTGTCTGGGTTTTCCATGCCCTGACCGCCAGCAGCGAAGCTGCCGACTGGTGGCCGGGACTGGTCGGAGACAACAAGATCTTCGACCCCAAAGAGCATTTTATTATCTGCGTGAATATGCCCGGCAGTCACTATGGGAGCACCTATCCGCTGGATACAGATCCTAATACCGGAGAGCCGTACTATCATGAATTTCCCCTGTTTACGCTGCGTGATATGATCAGCACCTACCAACATCTTCGTGCCCATCTGGACATCGACAAAATCTGGATAGGTATTGGGGGCTCCATGGGCGGCATGCAATTACTGGAATGGGCTATTATGGAACCAGACCGTTTTGAAAATATTATTCCCATTGGCACCAATGCCAGGCATTCGCCCTGGGGTATTGCCCTGAACGCTTCCCAGAGAATGGCAATTGAAAGTGACTGTACCTGGTCCTCTAAAAGCGCGGATGCCGGCTATAACGGTATGAAGGTAGCCCGTTCCATTGCGTTATTATCCTATCGCGACTATACCGCCTATAATAAGACACAGCAGGGATTTAGTCCGGAAACAGCGGATAAACAGATAGACAGTCAGATTTTCAGGGCAGAGACCTATCAGCGTTATCAGGGTGAAAAGCTGGCCAGGCGTTTTAATGCCTTCAGTTACCATTCGCTCAGCAGGTCTATGGATAGCCACAATGTCGGGAGAAACCGTGGATCCGTTGAACAGGCGCTGGGTTTAATCAATGCGAGGACACTCATCATCGGCATTTTTACAGACATACTTTTCCCGCCGGATGAACAGCTTTATCTGGCCGAACATATAAAAGATGCGGAAGTGCATATTATTAACTCTATGTATGGTCACGATGGCTTCTTACTTGAATTCGATACGATTGAAAAATTAATAGCACGCTTTTTAACCCCCAAAAATTAA
- a CDS encoding homoserine dehydrogenase translates to MNNKHKDIVIGMFGFGVVGEGLYKILQQTPSLNARIKKSCIKHPGKKRNAPEELFTTERDVLLNDPEINVIVEVIDDSQAAYEIVSTALKNGKAVVSASKKMVAEHLAELLELQKQTGQPFLCEAAACASIPVIRNLEEYYDNDLLHSIRAVVNGSTNFILTKMFDDKIGFQDALILAQQLGFAESDPSLDVEGFDAVNKWVILLNHAYGIVETIDKILFSGIQNIQLSDAMVAKEKGFDIKLVAQAKTLLNGKVAAYVLPEFVKLDDQLAFVKNEFNGVVIESGFADRQFFYGKGAGSLATGSAVMSDVSALRYGYKYEYKKLYHHTPKELTSDFYVRVYISFDDIKKIRKEDFEWIEEWHAGLERSYLTGVIHFAKLQKDNWWKENGVSLILAADGIIEEIDSRNAKRRSLELAGICL, encoded by the coding sequence ATGAATAATAAACATAAAGACATCGTCATAGGCATGTTTGGATTCGGCGTCGTTGGAGAAGGTCTCTATAAGATCCTGCAACAGACCCCTTCTCTGAATGCCCGCATCAAAAAGTCCTGTATCAAGCATCCGGGTAAGAAAAGAAATGCACCGGAAGAGCTTTTTACAACTGAAAGGGATGTGTTACTGAATGATCCGGAAATTAATGTCATCGTCGAAGTAATTGATGATTCACAAGCAGCCTATGAGATTGTCAGCACCGCGCTTAAAAACGGTAAAGCGGTTGTCAGTGCCAGTAAAAAAATGGTGGCAGAACACCTGGCAGAATTACTGGAACTGCAAAAACAAACCGGCCAGCCATTCCTTTGCGAAGCGGCGGCCTGTGCCTCTATTCCGGTGATCCGCAATCTTGAAGAGTATTATGACAATGACTTACTGCATTCTATCCGTGCTGTCGTCAATGGCTCGACCAACTTTATCCTGACCAAGATGTTTGATGATAAGATTGGTTTTCAGGATGCCCTGATATTGGCACAGCAATTAGGCTTTGCGGAAAGCGACCCTTCCCTGGACGTTGAAGGGTTTGATGCAGTCAATAAATGGGTGATTTTGCTCAATCATGCCTATGGCATTGTTGAAACCATTGACAAGATCCTTTTCTCCGGTATACAGAATATACAGCTCTCCGATGCAATGGTAGCCAAAGAGAAGGGGTTTGACATTAAACTGGTAGCCCAGGCTAAGACTTTGCTTAACGGCAAGGTTGCCGCCTATGTGCTCCCGGAGTTTGTGAAGCTGGACGATCAGCTGGCTTTTGTCAAAAATGAATTTAATGGAGTGGTTATTGAAAGCGGGTTTGCTGACCGTCAGTTCTTCTATGGCAAGGGGGCGGGCAGTCTGGCCACCGGTTCGGCTGTAATGAGTGACGTCTCAGCCTTACGTTATGGTTATAAATACGAATACAAGAAACTTTATCATCATACACCTAAGGAACTAACCAGTGATTTCTATGTCAGGGTCTATATTAGTTTTGATGATATTAAAAAGATCCGTAAGGAAGATTTTGAGTGGATTGAAGAGTGGCATGCTGGGCTGGAAAGAAGCTATCTGACAGGTGTTATACATTTTGCAAAACTGCAAAAAGATAACTGGTGGAAAGAAAACGGCGTCTCCCTGATTCTGGCTGCCGATGGCATTATTGAGGAAATTGATTCCCGTAATGCGAAACGCCGCAGTCTGGAGTTAGCCGGTATCTGTCTTTAA
- a CDS encoding amidohydrolase: MELKHFIDFRKMLHRFPDISGNEAATRELLRAFVEPFSPTEIHEVGGNGLVLVYKGGKPGKRMLIRAELDALPIQESNTFEHRSTYPGKSHKCGHDGHMAILARLAWLLHQRPLTKGTAYLLFQPAEENGEGARAVLSDPVFKKIVGNKGPDQVVALHNIPGYKKGSVLIREGNFTPAVRSIIVQYKGKTSHAAQPETGICAAPAIAVFLQKALEMARTDPQAANFFLVSPVYIHMGEKSYGITAGDGEIHLTIRSWENKLLDKRSHEMERLAESIGTEFGLGTQIGWTERFEANENDASVVNQIKAAALSLELSVQFLPNPMKWGEDFGLFTRQFKGAMFGMGAGEDHPALHNPDYDFVDELIAPASDIFEKVLRDYLNKED; encoded by the coding sequence ATGGAATTAAAACATTTTATAGACTTCAGAAAAATGCTGCACCGGTTTCCCGACATTTCCGGTAATGAGGCTGCCACCCGGGAGCTGTTACGTGCATTTGTAGAACCCTTCTCTCCTACAGAAATACATGAAGTAGGCGGCAACGGCTTAGTCCTGGTGTATAAAGGCGGCAAACCTGGAAAGCGTATGCTTATCAGGGCAGAGCTGGATGCCCTTCCCATTCAGGAGAGCAACACCTTTGAACACAGATCTACCTACCCAGGCAAGAGCCATAAATGTGGCCATGATGGCCACATGGCCATTTTAGCCCGGTTAGCCTGGCTATTGCATCAGCGTCCTCTAACGAAAGGTACAGCCTATCTGCTCTTTCAACCGGCGGAAGAAAATGGTGAAGGCGCACGAGCCGTATTATCTGATCCGGTATTTAAGAAAATTGTCGGTAACAAAGGGCCGGATCAGGTAGTGGCCTTACATAATATACCGGGTTATAAAAAAGGAAGCGTGCTAATACGCGAAGGCAACTTTACGCCTGCAGTCCGATCGATCATCGTCCAGTACAAGGGCAAAACCAGCCATGCAGCCCAACCAGAGACAGGTATCTGTGCAGCACCTGCCATTGCTGTTTTTTTGCAAAAGGCATTGGAAATGGCCCGCACCGACCCACAAGCCGCAAATTTCTTTCTGGTATCTCCTGTCTATATACACATGGGTGAAAAGTCCTATGGTATCACTGCAGGAGATGGCGAAATTCACCTGACTATCCGGTCCTGGGAAAATAAACTGCTGGACAAACGATCCCATGAAATGGAAAGACTGGCAGAGTCTATCGGTACTGAATTCGGACTTGGAACACAAATTGGCTGGACCGAACGCTTTGAAGCCAATGAGAATGATGCGTCTGTCGTCAATCAGATCAAGGCTGCTGCCTTGTCTCTGGAGCTATCCGTTCAGTTTCTGCCGAACCCCATGAAATGGGGTGAGGACTTTGGATTATTTACCCGGCAGTTCAAAGGAGCCATGTTTGGTATGGGCGCCGGCGAAGATCATCCGGCCTTGCATAATCCAGACTATGATTTTGTGGATGAATTAATAGCACCGGCCAGCGATATATTTGAAAAGGTATTACGAGACTATTTAAACAAAGAGGACTAA
- the alr gene encoding alanine racemase: protein MENTSEIVLNPEALAFNLDFLRQEMGPDVEISSVVKGNAYGHGIEAFVPLAEKLGIRHFSVFSTGEAARVSSVLREKTSEMMIMGDIAPGQLEWVIRSGFSFFVFDMGRLKEAISLAAVLNIPAKIHLELETGMNRTGFNQQTVIKEVIPFLMANKMHYVFSGLCTHFAGAESIANYLRIERQQKRFVKTRKLFLQAGLTPERTHTCCSAAAIRLVKMRFDLVRIGILQYGFWPSPEIKIEYLRSNKLPNFNLHRVITWKSRLMAIKKVSMGEFIGYGNSYQASEDMQVGIVPVGYSNGYSRTLSNSGRVLIRGVRTTVLGNVNMNSFVISLQQVQDAQVGDEVVLIGAADDLEISVASFGELSNQLNYELLTRLPMDIPRIYLNQ from the coding sequence ATGGAAAACACCAGTGAGATTGTTTTAAACCCGGAGGCACTGGCCTTTAATCTTGATTTTTTACGTCAGGAAATGGGGCCCGATGTAGAAATTTCTTCGGTTGTCAAAGGAAATGCATACGGGCATGGTATAGAAGCGTTCGTTCCGCTCGCAGAGAAGCTTGGTATACGGCATTTTTCTGTTTTCAGCACCGGCGAAGCTGCACGGGTAAGTAGCGTACTCAGAGAAAAAACCTCTGAGATGATGATCATGGGTGATATTGCTCCCGGACAGTTAGAATGGGTCATTCGGTCAGGATTTTCCTTTTTTGTTTTTGACATGGGGCGGCTTAAGGAAGCGATTTCATTGGCCGCAGTACTCAATATTCCTGCAAAAATCCATCTGGAGCTGGAGACAGGCATGAATAGAACAGGCTTTAACCAACAGACAGTCATCAAAGAGGTCATTCCTTTTCTGATGGCTAACAAGATGCATTATGTTTTCAGTGGCCTCTGTACACATTTTGCCGGAGCAGAAAGCATTGCCAATTACCTGAGAATTGAAAGGCAGCAGAAGCGCTTTGTCAAAACACGTAAGTTATTTCTTCAGGCGGGACTGACGCCTGAACGCACGCATACCTGCTGCAGCGCCGCAGCCATTCGGCTTGTGAAAATGCGTTTTGACCTGGTCCGGATCGGCATTTTACAGTATGGATTCTGGCCCTCCCCGGAAATTAAAATTGAATATTTGAGAAGCAATAAACTGCCGAACTTTAACCTCCACCGGGTCATCACCTGGAAAAGCCGGCTGATGGCCATCAAAAAAGTTTCCATGGGCGAATTTATCGGCTATGGTAACAGCTACCAGGCATCTGAAGATATGCAGGTCGGCATCGTTCCGGTGGGATACAGCAATGGCTATAGCCGCACACTGAGCAATTCCGGGAGAGTATTGATCCGGGGCGTCAGAACAACGGTCCTGGGCAATGTCAATATGAATTCATTTGTCATATCGCTTCAGCAAGTACAGGATGCACAGGTGGGGGATGAAGTCGTGCTTATTGGGGCGGCGGATGATCTGGAAATCTCCGTTGCCTCATTCGGTGAGCTGTCCAACCAACTCAATTACGAGCTACTTACCAGACTCCCCATGGACATACCGAGAATTTATTTAAACCAGTAG
- a CDS encoding Rpn family recombination-promoting nuclease/putative transposase, with amino-acid sequence MKSTFSPQPRPPKGRYFDLMTWHGFDKIFNAQHDYSRFLAFANAIFGSKHFFSDAEFVSGDSFLLVPPSVKAKKFDILCKVRSRALIIAERARYKTKDFDKRNIERLEVAIGNSRQDKEKPRFDSFVNINIADFIVWEDREEPIHIVGLAAVDERPEDILNITIELPKFNKDIDELETELDKWLYLLKNMPYLSKRPAVYDTPVFKELFKCAKLPL; translated from the coding sequence ATGAAATCTACGTTTTCACCCCAACCCCGCCCGCCAAAAGGGCGATATTTCGATTTGATGACCTGGCACGGATTCGACAAGATATTTAATGCCCAACATGATTATAGCCGGTTTCTCGCCTTTGCAAATGCCATTTTTGGGAGCAAACATTTTTTTAGTGATGCGGAGTTTGTCTCAGGAGATTCTTTTTTACTCGTTCCTCCGTCTGTGAAAGCAAAAAAATTTGACATCCTCTGTAAGGTGCGTTCCAGGGCATTGATAATAGCAGAACGGGCCAGGTATAAAACGAAGGACTTCGACAAAAGAAATATAGAGCGGTTAGAAGTGGCCATTGGTAACAGCAGGCAGGACAAGGAAAAGCCACGGTTTGATTCCTTTGTCAATATTAATATTGCGGATTTTATTGTCTGGGAGGACCGGGAAGAGCCTATTCATATTGTGGGGCTGGCCGCTGTTGACGAGCGGCCTGAAGATATATTAAATATAACCATTGAGTTGCCGAAGTTCAATAAAGATATTGATGAGCTGGAAACAGAGCTGGATAAATGGCTCTATTTATTAAAGAACATGCCTTATCTCAGCAAGCGGCCTGCCGTTTACGATACGCCGGTATTCAAAGAACTGTTCAAATGCGCGAAACTTCCCTTGTAA
- the rpoB gene encoding DNA-directed RNA polymerase subunit beta has translation MSSTKVTNRISFGKTKHLAETPDLLDIQLESFREFFQLETTPDKRNNEGLFRVFKENFPITDTRNIFMLEFLDYFVDPPRYSIEECMERGLTYAVPLKAKLRLSCNDEEHVDFQTIVQDVFLGNIPYMTPRGTFVINGAERVIVSQLHRSPGVFFGQSTHPNGTKIYSARVIPFKGAWMEFATDINNVMYAYIDRKKKFPVTTLLRSIGFETDKDILTLFGMATEVPADKKSLEKHEGQKLAARVLKAWVEDFVDEDTGEVVSLERNEVVLERDTVLDEESIQLIADLEVKSVFIQREDVGGDYAIIYNTLNKDTTNSELEAVQFIYRQLRGADAPDNETARGIIDKLFFSDKRYDLGEVGRYKINRKLDVKQKLQNKVLTKEDIIEIIKYLVRLTNGKAEIDDIDHLSNRRVRTVGEQLYAQFGVGLARMARTIRERMNVRDNEVFTPVDLINARTLSSVINSFFGTSQLSQFLDQTNPLSEITHKRRISALGPGGLSRERAGFEVRDVHYSHYGRLCTIETPEGPNIGLISTLCVHAKINDMGFIETPYHEVHEGKVDLKHLKFLSAEEEDEAKIAQSSAPLDDKGVFVDERIISRETGDFPVLDRSDVEYMDVAPNQIVGLSASLIPFLEHDDANRALMGSNMQRQAVPLLLPQAPIVGTGLEGKAARDARIQIHAEGDGVVEFVDAKEVHVRYNRNDADRLVSFEDDLIVYKLTKFIKTNQATSINLRPAVKKGQHVKKGDFLTEGYATKDGELALGRNMQVAFMPWKGYNFEDAIVINEKVVREDLFTSIHIEEYELEVRDTKLGEEELTADIPNVSEEATKDLDEHGIIRIGATVREGDILIGKITPKGESDPTPEEKLLRAIFGDKAGDAKDASLKAPNGTEGVVIDKKLFQRAKKDKNGKIREKAQLEKIEKVHNENAAGLKTLLLEKLQTLLKEKSSAGVSNNFGEMLIGKGAKFNQKNLGSVDYQNVNPLGWTSDETVDNQINILLHNYNIKYNEELGRYKREKFNISIGDELPAGVLKLAKVYLAVKRKLKVGDKMAGRHGNKGIVAKIVRAEDMPFMEDGTPVDIVLNPLGVPSRMNIGQIYETILGWCGKNLGVKFATPIFDGAEPEEIAEYCEKAGIPSMGHTYLYDGETGERFDQKATVGVIYMIKLHHMVDDKMHARSIGPYSLITQQPLGGKAQFGGQRFGEMEVWALEAYGAANILQELLTIKSDDIIGRAKTYEAIVKGDNLPKAGIPESFNVLVHELRGLGLDLKFD, from the coding sequence ATGTCATCAACTAAAGTTACCAACAGGATCAGCTTCGGTAAAACCAAACACCTGGCTGAAACCCCTGACCTATTAGACATTCAGCTTGAATCTTTCCGCGAATTTTTCCAATTAGAAACAACGCCCGATAAGCGTAATAACGAAGGCCTCTTCCGTGTATTTAAAGAGAACTTTCCTATTACCGATACGCGTAATATCTTCATGTTGGAGTTCCTGGATTATTTTGTGGATCCTCCCCGTTATTCTATTGAAGAATGTATGGAGCGCGGACTCACCTATGCTGTACCGTTAAAAGCCAAATTACGGTTAAGTTGTAACGATGAGGAGCACGTAGATTTCCAGACCATTGTACAGGATGTATTCTTAGGAAACATTCCTTACATGACCCCTAGAGGTACCTTTGTGATCAATGGTGCTGAGCGTGTTATCGTATCCCAATTGCACCGTTCACCCGGTGTATTCTTTGGGCAGTCTACACACCCCAACGGAACGAAGATCTATTCTGCCAGAGTGATTCCTTTCAAAGGTGCCTGGATGGAATTTGCGACAGACATTAATAATGTGATGTATGCCTATATCGACCGTAAGAAGAAATTCCCGGTTACTACCTTACTTCGTTCTATCGGATTTGAGACAGATAAGGATATTCTGACATTATTTGGTATGGCCACTGAAGTGCCTGCCGATAAAAAATCCCTGGAAAAACATGAAGGCCAGAAACTCGCTGCCCGTGTCCTGAAAGCATGGGTAGAAGATTTTGTGGATGAGGATACCGGGGAAGTCGTTTCTCTGGAAAGAAACGAAGTAGTACTGGAACGTGATACTGTACTGGATGAAGAAAGCATCCAGCTGATCGCTGACCTGGAAGTGAAAAGCGTATTTATCCAGCGTGAAGACGTTGGTGGAGACTACGCTATCATCTATAATACCCTGAATAAGGATACCACCAACTCAGAACTGGAAGCCGTTCAGTTTATCTACCGTCAATTGCGCGGTGCTGATGCGCCGGATAATGAGACTGCCCGTGGTATTATTGATAAATTATTCTTCAGTGACAAACGTTATGACCTGGGTGAAGTCGGTCGCTATAAAATTAATCGTAAGCTCGACGTCAAGCAGAAATTACAGAACAAAGTCCTGACCAAAGAAGATATTATTGAAATCATCAAGTATCTGGTACGCCTGACCAATGGTAAAGCAGAAATTGATGATATCGATCACCTGAGCAATCGTCGTGTAAGAACGGTAGGTGAGCAGTTATATGCGCAGTTCGGTGTTGGTTTGGCCCGTATGGCCAGAACCATCCGCGAAAGAATGAATGTACGTGATAATGAGGTGTTTACGCCGGTTGACCTGATCAATGCCCGTACCCTGTCCTCTGTGATCAATTCATTCTTTGGTACTTCTCAGCTCTCTCAGTTCCTGGATCAGACCAATCCGCTTTCCGAGATCACCCACAAACGCCGTATCTCCGCACTGGGACCCGGTGGTCTGAGTCGCGAACGTGCCGGATTTGAGGTGCGTGACGTACACTATTCTCACTATGGTCGTCTTTGTACCATTGAAACGCCGGAAGGACCGAACATTGGTTTGATTTCTACGCTTTGTGTACACGCGAAAATTAATGATATGGGCTTTATTGAAACGCCGTATCATGAAGTGCACGAGGGCAAAGTGGATTTGAAGCATTTGAAATTCCTGAGCGCAGAAGAGGAAGATGAGGCCAAGATTGCCCAGAGCAGCGCGCCATTAGATGATAAGGGTGTGTTTGTGGATGAGCGTATCATCAGTCGTGAGACGGGTGACTTCCCTGTACTGGACAGAAGTGATGTGGAATATATGGACGTGGCACCTAACCAGATTGTTGGTCTGAGTGCCTCTTTGATTCCCTTCCTGGAACATGATGATGCCAACCGTGCCCTGATGGGATCGAACATGCAGCGTCAGGCGGTTCCATTATTATTACCACAGGCACCTATTGTAGGGACTGGCCTGGAAGGCAAAGCCGCGCGTGATGCCCGTATCCAGATCCATGCTGAAGGAGATGGCGTTGTTGAATTTGTTGATGCTAAAGAGGTGCATGTAAGATATAACAGAAACGATGCAGACAGACTGGTTAGCTTTGAAGATGACCTGATTGTCTATAAGCTCACGAAGTTTATCAAAACCAACCAGGCAACCTCCATTAATCTGCGCCCGGCCGTTAAGAAAGGGCAGCATGTGAAGAAAGGAGACTTCCTGACAGAAGGTTATGCGACCAAGGACGGAGAACTGGCCCTGGGACGTAACATGCAGGTAGCCTTCATGCCTTGGAAAGGATACAACTTTGAAGATGCCATCGTAATTAACGAGAAAGTTGTCAGAGAAGACTTGTTCACTTCCATACATATTGAAGAGTATGAATTGGAAGTACGTGATACCAAATTAGGGGAAGAAGAGTTAACCGCTGATATTCCCAATGTATCTGAGGAAGCGACTAAGGACCTGGACGAGCATGGTATTATCCGTATCGGTGCTACTGTTCGCGAAGGGGATATCCTGATCGGTAAAATCACTCCTAAAGGTGAAAGCGATCCGACACCGGAGGAAAAGCTCCTGAGAGCGATTTTCGGAGATAAAGCAGGTGATGCCAAGGATGCTTCTCTGAAAGCACCTAATGGTACTGAAGGGGTGGTCATCGACAAAAAACTCTTCCAGAGAGCGAAAAAAGACAAGAACGGTAAGATCCGTGAGAAAGCCCAACTGGAAAAGATCGAGAAAGTACATAATGAAAACGCAGCCGGACTGAAAACGCTGCTCCTGGAAAAATTGCAAACCCTGCTGAAGGAAAAATCTTCTGCCGGTGTAAGTAACAATTTTGGAGAAATGCTGATCGGTAAAGGAGCGAAATTCAATCAGAAGAATCTCGGTTCCGTCGATTATCAGAACGTCAATCCATTAGGATGGACTTCTGATGAAACGGTTGATAATCAAATCAATATCCTGTTACATAACTACAATATCAAGTACAACGAAGAACTGGGACGTTATAAGAGAGAGAAATTCAATATCTCTATCGGAGACGAACTGCCTGCGGGTGTGCTGAAGCTGGCCAAAGTATACTTAGCTGTTAAGCGTAAGCTGAAAGTAGGGGATAAAATGGCGGGCCGCCACGGAAACAAGGGTATTGTGGCCAAGATTGTAAGAGCAGAAGATATGCCGTTCATGGAAGACGGTACACCGGTAGATATCGTCCTCAATCCATTGGGGGTACCTTCCCGTATGAATATCGGACAGATCTATGAGACTATCCTGGGATGGTGCGGTAAGAATCTGGGGGTCAAGTTTGCAACGCCGATCTTCGACGGTGCAGAACCGGAAGAAATCGCAGAATACTGTGAGAAAGCCGGTATTCCATCCATGGGTCATACTTATCTGTATGATGGCGAAACCGGTGAGCGCTTTGATCAGAAGGCCACTGTTGGTGTGATCTATATGATCAAACTGCACCACATGGTCGATGATAAGATGCATGCCCGTTCAATCGGGCCATACTCTCTGATTACTCAGCAGCCACTCGGTGGTAAGGCTCAGTTTGGTGGTCAGCGTTTCGGGGAAATGGAAGTTTGGGCACTTGAAGCATACGGTGCGGCCAACATCCTGCAGGAGTTGTTAACCATTAAATCTGATGACATCATCGGTCGTGCCAAGACTTATGAGGCCATCGTTAAGGGAGACAACCTGCCGAAGGCTGGTATCCCTGAATCCTTCAATGTACTGGTACATGAGTTACGAGGATTAGGTCTGGATCTTAAATTTGATTAA
- a CDS encoding ATP-grasp domain-containing protein, with translation MLAQPRRQFNSDFNQEKYQEYLHLLKADFPDALDFRVAETPVFISTGFLHKMQVVCDYIIDQVKSPHFMRRTEMAIPEGLKVPGDEGYPHFLIFDFGICDDKDGNYSLQLIEMQGFPTLFAYQLQQYKAAATAYRLPEGFTPFMENFDDEKVKSILGELLKGKENKDNTYPHTILLELFPEKQKTRIDFLYTEKYFDIPTVCLTELRKKGSQLYYNRNGRDIRIDRIYNRLIFDELSGQPPEVRKQAEMLMEPLDITWITHPNWFYRLSKFTLPLLSNPGIPETRLLSDFTTFPGDLENYVLKPLFSFAGNGVVIDVTEADIASVPVEQYSNYILQKKVNYAPVIRTPDTAAKAEIRLFYVWPEGADRPIAICNLARLTKGNMVGVAQNKNKSWVGGSFALFGEGEG, from the coding sequence ATGCTAGCGCAGCCACGCCGTCAGTTCAATAGCGATTTTAACCAGGAGAAATACCAGGAGTATCTGCATTTGCTGAAAGCAGATTTCCCCGATGCGTTGGATTTTAGAGTGGCGGAAACGCCAGTCTTCATATCGACTGGTTTTTTGCATAAAATGCAGGTTGTTTGTGACTACATTATTGATCAGGTTAAGTCACCCCATTTTATGCGGAGGACAGAAATGGCGATCCCAGAAGGCCTGAAAGTGCCCGGGGATGAGGGATACCCCCATTTTCTTATATTTGACTTTGGGATTTGCGATGACAAGGACGGAAATTACAGCCTACAACTAATAGAAATGCAGGGTTTTCCAACCTTATTTGCCTATCAGCTTCAGCAGTATAAAGCAGCGGCAACAGCTTACCGGCTACCGGAAGGCTTTACTCCTTTTATGGAGAACTTTGATGACGAAAAAGTAAAATCGATCCTGGGGGAGCTATTAAAAGGGAAGGAGAATAAAGACAATACATACCCACATACTATTTTACTCGAACTATTCCCCGAAAAACAGAAAACGCGTATAGACTTTCTGTACACAGAAAAATATTTTGACATCCCAACTGTTTGCCTGACGGAACTCAGAAAAAAAGGAAGCCAGCTATATTATAACAGGAATGGCAGGGATATCAGGATTGACCGGATCTATAACCGGCTGATATTCGATGAGCTCTCCGGTCAGCCACCCGAGGTGCGAAAACAGGCAGAAATGCTCATGGAGCCACTGGATATCACATGGATTACCCATCCTAACTGGTTTTACCGGCTTAGCAAGTTTACATTGCCATTACTGTCAAACCCCGGGATACCCGAAACCAGATTGCTTTCTGATTTTACGACTTTTCCCGGAGATCTGGAAAACTATGTACTGAAACCGTTATTTTCTTTCGCCGGCAATGGTGTTGTTATTGATGTGACAGAGGCAGACATAGCCTCGGTACCCGTTGAACAATATAGTAATTATATATTGCAGAAGAAGGTTAATTATGCCCCGGTGATCCGGACTCCGGATACAGCAGCCAAGGCTGAGATCCGGTTGTTTTATGTCTGGCCGGAAGGTGCGGACCGACCAATAGCCATTTGTAATCTGGCAAGACTTACAAAGGGAAATATGGTCGGAGTAGCCCAGAATAAAAATAAGAGCTGGGTAGGGGGGAGTTTTGCATTATTTGGTGAGGGAGAAGGTTGA